A stretch of Lathyrus oleraceus cultivar Zhongwan6 chromosome 6, CAAS_Psat_ZW6_1.0, whole genome shotgun sequence DNA encodes these proteins:
- the LOC127091463 gene encoding aspartic proteinase isoform X1 has protein sequence MLQIFPMEHKYLWVACFLWALTCSLLPSFSYGFMRIDLKKRTLDLDSIKAARMVREKLRLGRPVLGAYDQYTGKLTDDDAIVPLKNYLDAQYYGEIGIGSPPQTFNVIFDTGSSNLWVPSSKCYFSLACLTHRSYKSKKSKTYTKNGTSCKIRYGSGAISGFFSQDNVKLGDIVVKDVDFIEATREGSISFVLAKFDGLFGLGFQEISVENAVPVWYEMVQQNLVSEKVFSFWLNGNPKAKKGGELILGGADPNHYKGKHTYVPVTQKGYWQIEMGDFFIGGLSTGVCEGGCAAIVDSGTSLLAGPTTVVTEINHAIGAEGVLSVECKEIVTEYGEMIWDLLVAGVRPGDVCSQVGLCVAKRDQSKSMGIEMVTEKEEGELSAKDTALCSSCQMLVIWIQNQLKRKTTKDRIFNYVNQLCESLPSPNGESVVDCNSIYQLPNISFTIGDKSFVLSPEQYILKTGEGITQVCLSGFIAFDIPPPRGPLWILGDIFMRVYHTIFDYGNLQLGFAEAA, from the exons ATGCTTCAG ATTTTCCCTATGGAGCACAAGTATTTGTGGGTGGCTTGCTTTTTGTGGGCTTTAACATGCTCActtcttccttctttctcttaTGGATTTATgagaattgatttgaagaagaGAACTCTTGATCTTGATAGTATTAAAGCTGCTAGAATGGTAAGAGAAAAGCTAAGGTTAGGCAGACCCGTGTTGGGCGCATATGATCAGTACACCGGGAAACTAACCGATGATGATGCCATAGTACCTTTGAAGAATTATTTGGACGCACAATATTATGGAGAGATTGGAATTGGCTCACCCCCTCAGACCTTTAATGTCATATTTGATACCGGTAGTTCAAACCTTTGGGTTCCATCGTCCAAGTGCTATTTTTCT CTTGCCTGCTTGACCCATCGTTCGTACAAGTCAAAGAAATCCAAAACGTATACCAAAAACG GAACATCATGTAAAATACGTTATGGATCTGGAGCAATATCTGGTTTTTTCAGTCAAGATAATGTTAAACTTGGTGATATTGTTGTCAAGGATGTG GATTTCATTGAGGCTACCCGTGAAGGAAGTATTTCGTTTGTGCTAGCAAAGTTTGATGGATTATTTGGGCTTGGGTTTCAGGAGATCTCTGTTGAAAATGCTGTCCCAGTATG GTACGAAATGGTGCAGCAAAATCTTGTAAGTGAGAAGGTGTTCTCTTTTTGGCTCAATGGAAATCCAAAAGCTAAAAAGGGTGGTGAGCTGATTTTGGGGGGTGCTGATCCCAATCACTACAAAGGAAAACATACATATGTTCCTGTCACTCAAAAAGGTTATTGGCAG ATTGAAATGGGAGATTTTTTCATTGGAGGTCTCTCAACAG GTGTCTGCGAAGGTGGCTGTGCTGCTATTGTGGATTCAGGAACATCTTTGCTTGCTGGTCCAACT ACTGTTGTGACCGAAATCAACCATGCTATTGGAGCTGAAGGGGTTCTGAGCGTAGAATGTAAGGAAATCGTTACTGAATATGGAGAAATGATTTGGGATCTCTTGGTAGCAGGG GTACGACCTGGTGATGTATGTTCACAAGTTGGTTTATGTGTTGCCAAAAGAGATCAATCAAAGAG CATGGGAATTGAGATGGTGACCGAAAAGGAAGAGGGAGAGTTATCTGCTAAAGATACTGCTTTGTGCTCTTCCTGTCAAATGCTTGTGATTTGGATCCAGAATCAACTAAAGCGAAAGACAACCAAAGATAGAATATTCAACTACGTAAATCAA CTGTGCGAGAGCTTGCCAAGTCCAAATGGAGAGTCCGTAGTAGACTGCAATAGCATTTATCAATTGCCAAACATTTCGTTTACCATCGGAGATAAATCTTTCGTCCTCAGTCCCGAGCAG TATATTTTGAAAACCGGAGAAGGTATTACACAAGTCTGTCTTAGTGGGTTTATTGCGTTTGACATTCCTCCTCCAAGGGGTCCTCTATG GATTCTTGGTGATATTTTTATGAGGGTATATCACACTATCTTTGACTATGGAAATCTTCAACTTGGTTTTGCTGAAGCTGCCTAG
- the LOC127095527 gene encoding uncharacterized protein LOC127095527, whose translation MRQFGYTQTIPRHHVVSAPPALTYRQINDMFADFESHLVSEETRSIIAVNNWSYVEWYTKWFFRLSHSYMVHAAPGDPTRPTHQEILEKEQTQLDHAKDVLPRRRRIMEILQADIYKDIFLDESDVR comes from the coding sequence ATGCGGCAGTTCGGCTACACTCAAACCATTCCCAGACACCATGTTGTCTCTGCTCCTCCTGCCTTGACATATAGGCAGATAAATGACATGTTTGCTGATTTTGAGAGTCATCTAGTATCGGAGGAGACACGGAGTATCATAGCTGTGAACAATTGGAGCTACGTCGAATGGTATACCAAATGGTTCTTCAGGTTGTCACATTCGTACATGGTGCATGCTGCTCCAGGAGACCCAACTAGACCAACTCATCAGGAGATACTAGAGAAGGAGCAAACACAATTAGATCATGCTAAGGATGTTTTGCCTAGACGTCGTCGCATTATGGAGATTTTGCAGGCAGACATTTACAAAGATATCTTTCTTGATGAGTCTGATGTGAGATAG
- the LOC127091463 gene encoding aspartic proteinase isoform X2: MEHKYLWVACFLWALTCSLLPSFSYGFMRIDLKKRTLDLDSIKAARMVREKLRLGRPVLGAYDQYTGKLTDDDAIVPLKNYLDAQYYGEIGIGSPPQTFNVIFDTGSSNLWVPSSKCYFSLACLTHRSYKSKKSKTYTKNGTSCKIRYGSGAISGFFSQDNVKLGDIVVKDVDFIEATREGSISFVLAKFDGLFGLGFQEISVENAVPVWYEMVQQNLVSEKVFSFWLNGNPKAKKGGELILGGADPNHYKGKHTYVPVTQKGYWQIEMGDFFIGGLSTGVCEGGCAAIVDSGTSLLAGPTTVVTEINHAIGAEGVLSVECKEIVTEYGEMIWDLLVAGVRPGDVCSQVGLCVAKRDQSKSMGIEMVTEKEEGELSAKDTALCSSCQMLVIWIQNQLKRKTTKDRIFNYVNQLCESLPSPNGESVVDCNSIYQLPNISFTIGDKSFVLSPEQYILKTGEGITQVCLSGFIAFDIPPPRGPLWILGDIFMRVYHTIFDYGNLQLGFAEAA, from the exons ATGGAGCACAAGTATTTGTGGGTGGCTTGCTTTTTGTGGGCTTTAACATGCTCActtcttccttctttctcttaTGGATTTATgagaattgatttgaagaagaGAACTCTTGATCTTGATAGTATTAAAGCTGCTAGAATGGTAAGAGAAAAGCTAAGGTTAGGCAGACCCGTGTTGGGCGCATATGATCAGTACACCGGGAAACTAACCGATGATGATGCCATAGTACCTTTGAAGAATTATTTGGACGCACAATATTATGGAGAGATTGGAATTGGCTCACCCCCTCAGACCTTTAATGTCATATTTGATACCGGTAGTTCAAACCTTTGGGTTCCATCGTCCAAGTGCTATTTTTCT CTTGCCTGCTTGACCCATCGTTCGTACAAGTCAAAGAAATCCAAAACGTATACCAAAAACG GAACATCATGTAAAATACGTTATGGATCTGGAGCAATATCTGGTTTTTTCAGTCAAGATAATGTTAAACTTGGTGATATTGTTGTCAAGGATGTG GATTTCATTGAGGCTACCCGTGAAGGAAGTATTTCGTTTGTGCTAGCAAAGTTTGATGGATTATTTGGGCTTGGGTTTCAGGAGATCTCTGTTGAAAATGCTGTCCCAGTATG GTACGAAATGGTGCAGCAAAATCTTGTAAGTGAGAAGGTGTTCTCTTTTTGGCTCAATGGAAATCCAAAAGCTAAAAAGGGTGGTGAGCTGATTTTGGGGGGTGCTGATCCCAATCACTACAAAGGAAAACATACATATGTTCCTGTCACTCAAAAAGGTTATTGGCAG ATTGAAATGGGAGATTTTTTCATTGGAGGTCTCTCAACAG GTGTCTGCGAAGGTGGCTGTGCTGCTATTGTGGATTCAGGAACATCTTTGCTTGCTGGTCCAACT ACTGTTGTGACCGAAATCAACCATGCTATTGGAGCTGAAGGGGTTCTGAGCGTAGAATGTAAGGAAATCGTTACTGAATATGGAGAAATGATTTGGGATCTCTTGGTAGCAGGG GTACGACCTGGTGATGTATGTTCACAAGTTGGTTTATGTGTTGCCAAAAGAGATCAATCAAAGAG CATGGGAATTGAGATGGTGACCGAAAAGGAAGAGGGAGAGTTATCTGCTAAAGATACTGCTTTGTGCTCTTCCTGTCAAATGCTTGTGATTTGGATCCAGAATCAACTAAAGCGAAAGACAACCAAAGATAGAATATTCAACTACGTAAATCAA CTGTGCGAGAGCTTGCCAAGTCCAAATGGAGAGTCCGTAGTAGACTGCAATAGCATTTATCAATTGCCAAACATTTCGTTTACCATCGGAGATAAATCTTTCGTCCTCAGTCCCGAGCAG TATATTTTGAAAACCGGAGAAGGTATTACACAAGTCTGTCTTAGTGGGTTTATTGCGTTTGACATTCCTCCTCCAAGGGGTCCTCTATG GATTCTTGGTGATATTTTTATGAGGGTATATCACACTATCTTTGACTATGGAAATCTTCAACTTGGTTTTGCTGAAGCTGCCTAG